CACGGTCGAATCAATTCATCAAACAGACCGTTGAAGCCTTAACAGAAAATGCAATAGAACAGTTTCAATCTCCAGTCAAGAACGAGTCGAAGATAATCATCAAATGACTAAGACGCAGTGACATCACATGACCGGAAGCTAGACACGTGATTTATCATGCAGGATCACATGCAGATGAACAGGAACTTTCTTCCTACCGAGTCTTTTGATTCAGTCAATAAAATGATTGAGAGTCACACAACAATGAACATATCAAAAGCTCAATTGCGTGTTGATCCAATATGTTAAGTACAGAGCTTAGGGCAGTGGGCGCCAAGACAATGCCAGAGATCCAGACGTCATTCTCCAATCGCTTCAGAGATTGACGGATGGGGCAATTAATTCCATCTCCAGTTTTTTCGAACATCGCCCTTCTGACCAGACTTCAAATTGGCAATACCATCTCATACTCACATACTTGACGGGCATGTTTCCCTTACAAGCTGCAAATCTAGATCTGGATGCGCTGAGTGGGATCTGCGGGTAAGTTGCCTCCAGAACTATTCAAGAAACAACGCCGTGCTAACAGTCATACCCAGCTCAATCTCCATCGCCTGTTGGGTTGTCGTCTTCTCCCCTCAGATCATCCAGAATTTCCGTCAAGGCTCCGCTGATGGCCTTTCGCTCCTATTCCTTGCCATTTGGCTGGCAGGCGATGTATTCAATATCCTGGGCGCCGTCCTGCAGGGCGTCCTGCCGACAATGATCATGCTAGCGGTATACTACACGTTGGCGGATATTGTTCTCTTAGGTCAGTGCTTTTACTACCGGGGGCTCACTTTGCAGGATGACTCATCTGCGCCTATTGCTCGAGCTGAGCGTGCCGACCCTGAAGAGAATGCAGCGTCGGCAACGGAGCGGACGGCGCTACTTTCTCCTCACCACCACGCGCAAGACCAGTCGAGCAGAGCTCCAGGTGAAAGGGGACATTCGTTACGCGACTCCATTCATCCTCCTTTCGTGGATGCAACACACTTGTCACCCGCAACACCTTTAGTCGAACCATCTCCCGATGTAGTCCGGCCTACTCAAAACGTCTCCACTATTCAGCACATAGCCTTCAATGTCACCGCCATTGCACTCGTTTGCGCCGCTGGCGTATTGGGCTGGTACGTCAGCCCGAAGAACAAGACGCCAAAGTCTCCCGATAGCGAAAACGCAGCCCTCGCTTTTGATACCTTGGGCCAGGTATTTGGATACCTCTGTGCAGTGCTCTACCTGGGCTCGCGCCTCCCCCAGCTCCTTCTGAACTACAAGCGAAAGTCTACCGAAGGTGTctcccttctcttcttcctcttcgcctGTATTGGGAATCTGGCCTACGTTCTCTCGATCTTCGCGTACTCGCCTGTTTGTGAGGGTGACTCGTATGAGAAGATTGGTCATTGCCGGCCTGGTGAAGCCGGGGCATTGTATTGGCGGTATATACTCGTGAATCTATCTTGGTTGATCGGGAGCTTTGGAACGCTGTTGCAGGACATGGCCATTTTCACTCAATTCTTTTTGTATAAGGACAACAAATACGCTTCATGAGATCAATCTTCCTTGAATATATGGATAACGAAAAGTTCACAATGTACAATGCTCTTGCTTTTATTCAATAAAAAACGTTTTTGAAGAGGTATCAAAGAAAATAGGACTTGGCTATTGGTACATCCCGCTGAATGCAATAGATCGTGAACTCCGTAACAAGCATTCTATCCTTCTGAATGGAGAAAGGCAACATAACATCGCCGTCACATCCCAGTCTAATCACTAGGCGGCTTAGCTTCGACCTTACCCTTGCCAACCTCACCCCAGTTCGTGCTCAACGAAGTTCCCTGACTCTCAACATAACTCTTCACCATAGCACGACGGGTATCCGGGTCTGCGTTCGCATACAACTTCTTAAAGAACCCATCAACCGCATCTCCACCGCCGAAATCAGAATCAACAGATTCAGCACCATCAGACTCATTCCCAGACTCATCCTTTCCGGCCTCCTTATCCTCCTTCTTGGATTTGGGCTTCTTGTCAAGCGACGACGCAAGCTTATCCCAGTCCTTAGCGCCGTGGCGAGATGAAGTCGGGTACGATGGTCCCTTGCCTGTCGTTGGCTTTGAGTCCGCAGCGGCTTGGCGATCGGCGAGCTTAACGTCTGCCGCGGAGGCTTCAAGggcgttccatttctggCCTGGGGTTCTCTTGCGCAGGGTGATATCGATCTTGGTGGACATCACGGAGACCTTGGAGTTGGCGGGGTCGATAGTTGTGAATAATGGGTCGAGGGTGAAGTCGTAGTCTGTGCCGGAGGGGAGAGGGAATTGGAGGGACACCTGTGATCATCGTGGTTAGAAGTTGGGTCATATGGGACTTCACGGAAGGGTGGGAAAGCAACGTACAGAATCCTCCTTGAGCTCGATAGCAACACTGTCCTTCGCAATACCCTTCACGTAGAGAGTGACAACGACCGAATCGTTGGACTGATACCACTCATGCCGAACCTTCTCAGGCACTGGTGCAGCCGAAGGAGTCGAAGTAGAAGATGCACTGGCTGCCCCGTTCTTATCTGTCTTAGCTGCATCATCACTCTTCTGTCCAACCCCCGAAACGCTCTCCTCAGTCTCCGTCTTCCCAGCCTTAAGCGCCTCCAACTGCGCCTTGAGTTCCTTCTCAGTCGGAATCCGGACATCACTCGGATACTCCTTCACGGAAACAACCCCCTTCTCATTCCCCTCACCCAATTTATTCAACCGTCCCTTAACCTTAGCCACCCAAATCGGCAACTCCTGCTCATACCCATTCTTCTTCGCAGCGCCCCCAGCACCCATAGCATCCCtaacctcctcttccttaTCATTACCACCGCTACCGCCACTAGTCTTCTCCTGAATCATCTCAAACACAAACCCCGCATCTCCAAATCTCTCGAGCTGATACAACGCGACCCCGCGCCTCATCTGCGCAGATAGAATGAGTTCGCGCTTTCCACGTTCCCGCGCAAGTGTCAACGCGATTTCGGCATCGCGGAGGGAGGCGGAGGATTTGGGGCCGCCATCTGCGGCTTTGACGCGGGAGTAGGCTGTTGAGCGTTTGATGTAGTAGGCTGGGGCGCGGGGGAGCTCGACGAGGGCTTGGGTGAAATGTTGGATGGCGCTGAGGGTGTCCGAGGTGGAGAGAGCTTTGTCGCCCTGGGATGCGGCGTTCATGGTGTGCtagtctggtttattagggGTTGTATCACTTTCGAGGGATGGATTGTAGTTGGTTTGGCTAGTAGGTTCTCCCCGCAGCCAGGTAGCTAAAGCTGATATATTGGTCAGTTTCGTGCTGGGAGTTGGCAAAACATATGTAGGAGGTTGTGTGAAAATTTACCTGGACAAAGAAACAAACAGCTGCAAAATTAGAAATTCTTACTGCAGCTATCCGCAGCTTGTGATTCCATGACTTTCTGCTTCGCGGGGAACCCACGTGACTTCAATGTCTCAAAAAGGAAATGTCATGAATGAATGAGTTAGACTGCTCAATTACTATGATACTTAGATATAATTACAATTATTACTCCTCTCATTGTTCCAAATCCCCTCGTATGCTCATTGCCAAATTAGGATTGTTTAAATCAATTCCTCGTTGCCAAACTTCCGGCTGTAGAGACCCAAAGCCCGAATAGGCCAGTAGAGCTTGTAGTTAGGGTAGGAAATCATGCTAAAAGAAAGTCAGGCCATTGTGACAAGTAAAGCCATTTGAAAGCGATTATACGTACCACGACTGGTTAAAGACGCCCTCAACAGCTTCTTGTAACCACTCTCCACTCGACTGCTGCCGCGACATCAGCAGCTTCATGGCCTTACGCAGCGGCTTTTTGTCCGGGTAGTCCGCCTCCATAAGAGCAAGGCATGCCCAGGCCGTTTGGACAACCTGAGAGTTCTCGTGGTGGGTGTAAACGTGCCTCTCAGAGCTGAGGTAGGACTCGCCCCATCCTCCATCCTCCATCTGCTTGGAGAGAAGGAATTCACAGCCGCGACGAGAGAAGTCGCTGTTTTCGTATGTTTCGCCGATACTGGCAAGACTTTCCAGAGCAAACATAGCGGCGTAAGTGAAGCAAATACCCCAAGACCCGTACCAGCTTCCATCTGCTCTTTGCACGCGCTTGATATACCGAACTGCCTTCTGCTTCGCGGCTCTGATCTCATCGGCTCGATAGTCGGGATAGTACTTGCTAAACAGCGAAAGCGCGGTAACAGAGGCGGTAGTACATTCGGGATAGTCGTATCCGATCATGATTCCTCCGAAAACCTCAGCAGCATTAAGCCACTCGAGCTTAGTGGAGCCACGCGTGGTTTCGTATTCGGTAAAGCCACCAGACGGGTTCTGCATCAGCAACAGGCAGTCAACACTGTCCTTGAGTCGATCGACAGAGATCAACTTCGGGTAACCGTGCATCTCTTGTAGTTGGATTGTAGACCGCAGGCCCTCGGCCGTGCAATCGCTGACTGTGTAGCCCTGAGTCTTGGTGCTAAAGGGCCATGCGCCTTTCCGGTGTTGCCGGTAGCATTTTTCTTGGTCCGGTACATTCTCCCGCATCTGGTGATCTTCGAGAAACTCCAGAGCTTTGGTGAGCATGGGCCGCCACTTGGGGTCGTCTGCGAAGCCGGCGACAACGATGCACTGCGTGATGAAAGCCGTATCCCAGACCTGGACACCATTGGTTCCATTGGCCAGCATTCCCTCGTTCTTCACCCACATGTAATCATGCAGCCGCTCTCTGTGGCGGCGGACAGAATAACTGTCCGGCCCGTCATGAAGGTAGCACGCGACCATGTTCATCGGGTTGCTCACGGGGGCCAGACCTGAGTAATCGGTGTTCTCATCTTCCATCCGAATCAACTCCCACGACCATTCCTCAGCGCGCTTAACAATTGCTGGGTGTCGGAGGTAGGGATTCCAGATTTTAACCAAAATCTGGTTGAGTGTGTTCAGCAACCAAGTTTTCGGGTAGTAGTTATCAGCCTCATGAATCGAGTTACGGTGAGCTGCGAAGTCAATAGAGTCATAAGGCTGGGTGTACAGCTCTTCTCGGAGCTGTTTGGTCAGCGGAGTGACAGGGTGAGAGAATTTCTTAGACCATAGATAACCCATTGGCAAGAAAACCTGGCGGATATGGATCCACCAACGCCAAGGGGCAAATGGAACCCAGTCAGGAAGTAGCCTATACACTGTCAGTAAATCATATTACCCTCTATCCCCtcccccccaaaaaaaagaaaaaagaaaaagccaTAGGACGGACCAAATCTCAGGGGGAACTGGGTTGACACAGTCCCAGTCCATAACGCCAAGAACACTAAGCCAGAATTTGGCCCAGTGAGGACCATAAAGAGCACCACCAAACTTGTGCAGTAGACCACGTGCCTTGATCATGCGAGGATCATCCTCATGAGCACCGACCAGACGGAGGGTGACATAGTTCATGCTGGTACCGAAAACCGAGCTGTGGCCTTCAATGTGCAGACCCCAGCCTCCATCGTCCGGGTTCTGGCGAGCAAAGAGATAGCGCCTAATCTCCGTCGCGTACTCCGGAGGAATTGGAGTGTTTGTAACATAGTAAGTAATGATAATACCTGGCAACAGAAACATTGGACCGCCGTATTCGCAAGCCCAGTTACCGGGGTCCAGCTGCAGATTAGAGAAGAACTGCAAGCCATTCTCTGCTGCTTGCAAAGGAGTCTTTGCGGTTGGCAGATCCGGAACTCCCTAAATGCAAGTCAGTACGTATTGAGCGTGGGTTGAGTTTGGGGCATTTAAAAGTACCGTGGGAAGACCAAGGAAGTACTTGTCCGCCACGGACTGAGGCCATTTCTCATTTTCTTCATCGTTTTCCAGATAATGCCATGTCTGGCGGCCACGATCATCAAGCAATCGCCATCTCGAGTAGTCTGTTTTGAGGTCTCCGTTCTCGTCGGGCGTCAAATGGCCTTGAGCATCCGTCCTCCACGGTCCGATATGATCGGCCGCCATTGTTTCTGCTTTCAGTGTTGATATCTATACTGAAACGGTGAGAAGTAGCAATTGAACTAAAATGAAAGATGAAGACAGGAAAAGACAGAAGCAATGGTTCTAGAAGCATATGGATTTGTTGATGTCGTCGCTTCTTATTAACAGCGGTGTGCTTAGTCATCAGGGGCATGTGATAACTAACGTTAACTAGTTAACGAGTCTGCATACTGTAGATTCGAAGGCTGTTCTTTTGTGCAACTCATTCTGCAGAAATTTGTTTAGGACTTAGATTATAACAGAATATGGCGACTAAACTTACTATGAAAGCCATCGGTAGCGAGGGAATGTCGTACGTTTGAAATTGAGTGGTCACACTCCGTGCATAAAGATATAGTTCTGCGGCGCTGATAATACTTTGAACAATAAATGCTACTATAATTGCTgcaaagataaaaaaaaaaaaaagttcaaGGAGAATAATACGGATTAAAAATTGTTGTATTCTATAGCAATTCCAATGAGTGTTGTTCGATGCTCTGTGATATCTCTCGTAGCCAATCAACTTCACCTCTTCCTTCCTCCCTTTCATCCCATCTCATCGCGTCGACTTGTATATTAACCAGCAGGATTATGGGAATTGTTCTAATGGAAGATAAACCAGAAAACGCAGACTCACCAGCATCCCACGATGACCAGACCCCCCAGAGCCAAGTTCAAGACTACATCGACAACACCTTAGCAGCAGCGCTCGCAGAACTCGATTCTCCAGATGGCAACCCAGCCATAACCCTGACACGAAGATACAAGAAAGGCGCTTTCTTCATCAATCACGACAATGGAGCCCTCGAGACCAGCGAGACGGAGACACAAATCAGCTACACTTGGCCTGGCAAGGACAGACATGAAGCTTGGAGGTTTAGTATGACACTTAGCACGTTGACTTTGCGTCTCATTGTTGCGATACTGATTGCTACAGCGGTGGTTTTTCGAGTTCTCGAGGCTATTGCACAGGCTATCGGGAGTGGGTTGGTGGTTTCCAAGAGGTATGAATTTTGATCCAAACTAACAGTGGGGCCAGACTGGATTACTGAGAGCGTGGGTAGAGATATCTATTACAACGACCCCGCCTGCTTTGGTTCACAGAGAGTAGTTGACATGGTGATTGATGATATTGCTCATACGATTGGCGTGGATCGAGCGGCGTTGAACGTGGTACGTGCCTGCGATAACTCTTGGTGACGAGCTAACATAGAATTTAGGAAGCTGCCGCGAAAGGACTGGTTGCAGGTTATTACCGGCTGACGACTTCATCGGATAAAGTTATAGATGCCCGGTTCATGACGAATGTTGGTTATGATACCCAGGTGGACTGATATTGATACTAAACGAAGCAGGACGTGCTTATACCGAGAGCTGAAGACATCAAAGAGGTCGACATGTCCGACGTTAAATGGGTCTTAATACTGGAAAAAGAGGTAGGTAATCCGATATTCGTACAATTTTCGCACTCAACATAGACAGGCCGTCTACCGCAGACTCGCAAGGAGCAGTTATCACACGAGAGCCGCAGCAGGGAAAGGGATTCTCGTCACAGTAAGCAAAGCAGAATTGCCTGCCGGCTCGGACTGACAGTGATCCTAGGGCAAAGGATATCCAGATCTCAGCACGCGAGCTTTCGTCCGTCGACTGCTCGATAGCAGTTGCCGCGGCTCCGATACTCGCTTTTACGCCCTGGTAGACAACGACCCCGACGGCATGGCCATAATGTCAACCTACAAGTTCGGATCCAGAGCACACGCACGCGAGAACAGCTACCTCAATGCTCCCGAGTTGCAACGACTTGGCCTCTGTACATCTGACGTCGTATCCGGAGCAGATCCGCTGGGAGACGATGCTTTCATTCCCTTAACCCCACGAGACAGGAGGAAGGCTGTCGCCATGTTGAAGAATAGTCCAGTTTGGGCGGTTGACGGACCTGAGCCGGAATGGCGCGCAGAGCTGCAGCAGATGCTCATGTTGAACTTGAAAGCTGAGACGGAGATTCTTTACCAGCGGGAGGGTGGATTAGAGGGATGGATTGATCGGAAGATGGCTGCTTCTCTCTAGTATCGATAGTGATGAACATGGTCTGCAACTAAATGGTGTACTAAGAGGTAATGTGTATCCTATTTTACACCATCAGCACGCGCACTCTAGAATAAAAGCCATAAGAATCGTTCCTCATCACATTGTAGTAACAAAACAAGGGAATAAAAACACACCTGATACGCCAGCAACGTCGATCAACGACACTGCACCCATCAAACCCACGCTATGCGTATTATACCAAGGTATAAACATACATCACAACCAAAGCCCTTTCCTTCACAAAAACCAATCTCCTACAACCCTAGCCCCTTCCTAACCTCCTCCTTCACCTTCCTCTCATACTCAGCCCTCCGCTCTCTCCACATCTTCGCTGCCTCGACATTCGCCGGACTCTCGTCGTTCGGTTCCGCTAGCATACTCATAACCGAAATCAAGATCTTCTCAACACTCTGGATAGGA
The sequence above is a segment of the Aspergillus chevalieri M1 DNA, chromosome 6, nearly complete sequence genome. Coding sequences within it:
- the ERG7 gene encoding terpene cyclase/mutase family protein (BUSCO:EOG09260SIZ;~COG:I;~EggNog:ENOG410PHHR;~InterPro:IPR018333,IPR008930,IPR032696,IPR002365, IPR032697;~PFAM:PF00432,PF13243,PF13249;~antiSMASH:Cluster_6.3;~go_component: GO:0005811 - lipid droplet [Evidence IEA];~go_function: GO:0000250 - lanosterol synthase activity [Evidence IEA];~go_function: GO:0016866 - intramolecular transferase activity [Evidence IEA];~go_function: GO:0042300 - beta-amyrin synthase activity [Evidence IEA];~go_process: GO:0016104 - triterpenoid biosynthetic process [Evidence IEA]), whose translation is MAADHIGPWRTDAQGHLTPDENGDLKTDYSRWRLLDDRGRQTWHYLENDEENEKWPQSVADKYFLGLPTGVPDLPTAKTPLQAAENGLQFFSNLQLDPGNWACEYGGPMFLLPGIIITYYVTNTPIPPEYATEIRRYLFARQNPDDGGWGLHIEGHSSVFGTSMNYVTLRLVGAHEDDPRMIKARGLLHKFGGALYGPHWAKFWLSVLGVMDWDCVNPVPPEIWLLPDWVPFAPWRWWIHIRQVFLPMGYLWSKKFSHPVTPLTKQLREELYTQPYDSIDFAAHRNSIHEADNYYPKTWLLNTLNQILVKIWNPYLRHPAIVKRAEEWSWELIRMEDENTDYSGLAPVSNPMNMVACYLHDGPDSYSVRRHRERLHDYMWVKNEGMLANGTNGVQVWDTAFITQCIVVAGFADDPKWRPMLTKALEFLEDHQMRENVPDQEKCYRQHRKGAWPFSTKTQGYTVSDCTAEGLRSTIQLQEMHGYPKLISVDRLKDSVDCLLLMQNPSGGFTEYETTRGSTKLEWLNAAEVFGGIMIGYDYPECTTASVTALSLFSKYYPDYRADEIRAAKQKAVRYIKRVQRADGSWYGSWGICFTYAAMFALESLASIGETYENSDFSRRGCEFLLSKQMEDGGWGESYLSSERHVYTHHENSQVVQTAWACLALMEADYPDKKPLRKAMKLLMSRQQSSGEWLQEAVEGVFNQSCMISYPNYKLYWPIRALGLYSRKFGNEELI
- a CDS encoding putative meiosis-specific topoisomerase Spo11 (COG:L;~EggNog:ENOG410PNMG;~InterPro:IPR002815,IPR013049,IPR036078,IPR034136;~PFAM:PF04406;~antiSMASH:Cluster_6.3;~go_component: GO:0005694 - chromosome [Evidence IEA];~go_function: GO:0003677 - DNA binding [Evidence IEA];~go_function: GO:0003824 - catalytic activity [Evidence IEA];~go_function: GO:0005524 - ATP binding [Evidence IEA];~go_function: GO:0016889 - endodeoxyribonuclease activity, producing 3'-phosphomonoesters [Evidence IEA];~go_process: GO:0006259 - DNA metabolic process [Evidence IEA]); its protein translation is MEDKPENADSPASHDDQTPQSQVQDYIDNTLAAALAELDSPDGNPAITLTRRYKKGAFFINHDNGALETSETETQISYTWPGKDRHEAWRFTVVFRVLEAIAQAIGSGLVVSKRDIYYNDPACFGSQRVVDMVIDDIAHTIGVDRAALNVEAAAKGLVAGYYRLTTSSDKVIDARFMTNDVLIPRAEDIKEVDMSDVKWVLILEKEAVYRRLARSSYHTRAAAGKGILVTGKGYPDLSTRAFVRRLLDSSCRGSDTRFYALVDNDPDGMAIMSTYKFGSRAHARENSYLNAPELQRLGLCTSDVVSGADPLGDDAFIPLTPRDRRKAVAMLKNSPVWAVDGPEPEWRAELQQMLMLNLKAETEILYQREGGLEGWIDRKMAASL
- a CDS encoding PQ-loop repeat-containing protein (COG:S;~EggNog:ENOG410PG68;~InterPro:IPR006603;~PFAM:PF04193;~TransMembrane:7 (o13-34i46-67o73-95i191-211o226-246i267-290o310-330i);~antiSMASH:Cluster_6.3), with the protein product MFPLQAANLDLDALSGICGSISIACWVVVFSPQIIQNFRQGSADGLSLLFLAIWLAGDVFNILGAVLQGVLPTMIMLAVYYTLADIVLLGQCFYYRGLTLQDDSSAPIARAERADPEENAASATERTALLSPHHHAQDQSSRAPGERGHSLRDSIHPPFVDATHLSPATPLVEPSPDVVRPTQNVSTIQHIAFNVTAIALVCAAGVLGWYVSPKNKTPKSPDSENAALAFDTLGQVFGYLCAVLYLGSRLPQLLLNYKRKSTEGVSLLFFLFACIGNLAYVLSIFAYSPVCEGDSYEKIGHCRPGEAGALYWRYILVNLSWLIGSFGTLLQDMAIFTQFFLYKDNKYAS
- a CDS encoding co-chaperone SGT1 (BUSCO:EOG09264LH2;~COG:T;~EggNog:ENOG410PFEW;~InterPro:IPR011990,IPR008978,IPR007699,IPR007052;~PFAM:PF05002,PF04969;~antiSMASH:Cluster_6.3;~go_function: GO:0005515 - protein binding [Evidence IEA]), whose product is MNAASQGDKALSTSDTLSAIQHFTQALVELPRAPAYYIKRSTAYSRVKAADGGPKSSASLRDAEIALTLARERGKRELILSAQMRRGVALYQLERFGDAGFVFEMIQEKTSGGSGGNDKEEEVRDAMGAGGAAKKNGYEQELPIWVAKVKGRLNKLGEGNEKGVVSVKEYPSDVRIPTEKELKAQLEALKAGKTETEESVSGVGQKSDDAAKTDKNGAASASSTSTPSAAPVPEKVRHEWYQSNDSVVVTLYVKGIAKDSVAIELKEDSVSLQFPLPSGTDYDFTLDPLFTTIDPANSKVSVMSTKIDITLRKRTPGQKWNALEASAADVKLADRQAAADSKPTTGKGPSYPTSSRHGAKDWDKLASSLDKKPKSKKEDKEAGKDESGNESDGAESVDSDFGGGDAVDGFFKKLYANADPDTRRAMVKSYVESQGTSLSTNWGEVGKGKVEAKPPSD